The Euzebya sp. genome includes the window ACGTGACCGACCAGCTGCACCCCGCGCTGCGGGAGGCCGCCATCACCGCAGCCCGGGTCCTGCACATCCCCGTCGTCGGCATGGACCTCATCGTCCCGGATGTCAGCGGCCCCGAGTACGTCATCATCGAGGCGAACGAACGGCCCGGTCTCGCGAACCACGAACCGCAACCAACCGCGGAGGCGTTCCTCGACCTGCTGTTCCCCCGAACGCGACGCGTCCCCCCGAAGGAACCTGCCACGTGACCCGCATGCCGCGCCTCCTGCCGATCGACCGCGACTACATGGCCGACCTGCTGCTGCGGCTCCTCGAGATGCCGAGCCCCACGGGCCGGACCGACGAGATCATGCGGCTGCTGGGCGAGGAGGTGGAGGCGCTCGGACTGCCCACGAGGCTGACCCGCCGCGGGGTGCTGCACGCCACGCTCGGCGGCGCGCGGGCGGACCTCAAGCGGGTGGTGGTCGTCCACGCGGACACGATCGGCGCGATGGTGAAGGCCATCAAGCCGAACGGCCGGCTGCAGGTCGTCGCGGTCGGCACCTGGTCGGCCCGGTTCGCCGAGGGCGCCCGGGTGCAGGTCTTCACCGACGAGCCGGGGGTCAGCTACACCGGCACGATGCTCCCGCTGAAGGCCTCGGGCCACGCGTTCAACGAGGAGGTCGACAGCCAGATCACCTCGTGGCAGAACATCGAGGTCAGGATCGACGAACGCGTCGAGGACGCTGACGCCGTGCGCGCCCTCGGGATCAGGGTGGGGGACTTCGTCGCGGTCGACGCCCAGCCGGTCATCACGCCGTCGGGGTTCGTCTGCTCGCGGCACCTCGACGACAAGGCCGGCGTGGCGGCGGCCCTCGCCGGGTTCAAGGCGGTCATCGAGGCGGGTGTGGAGGTGCCGGTCAGCGCCTCGTTCGTCTGCACGATCGCCGAGGAGGTCGGGCTGGGCGCGACCAACCTCGGCGCGGACGTCGCCGAGGCGCTGTCCATCGACGCCGCGGTCGTCGCCCCGGGCCAGCACTCGCGGGAGGACACCGTCAACGTGGCGATGCACGACATGTCCGGTCCGTTCGACTACCACCTGACCCGGCGGATGACCGCCATGTGCAACCACCTCGGCATCCCCCACACCCGCGACCTGTTCACCTACTACCGGTCGGACATCGCCGCGGCGCTCGAGGCGGGGGCGGAGATGCGCGCGGCGCTGATCGGGTTCGGCACGGACGCGACGCACGGCTGGGAGCGCACCCACCTCGACGGCCTCGAGCGCATCGCCCAGCTGGTCGCCGGCTACCTGCAGGTGCCGTTCATCTTCGCCTTCGACGTCGAGCCGGAGGGCAAGGTCGAGTCCTTCCCCGAGCAGGAGCAGCGCGTCGGCCTGGTCGTCGACCCGTCGTAGGGTCTCTCGGTCCGGCGGCCGTCATCGACCCGTGGGCGCACGGTGGAGCGGGTGCGGGGGTTCTGGTCACCGTCATCGACCCGCGGGTGCATGACGGGGGAGGTGCGGCGGCTCCGGTCGCCGTCATCGACCCGTGGGTGCATGACGGCGGCCGACACGCGAGCACGTCGACGCTCGCCCCTCGGGGCGGCCGCCCCTCAGCGCGCGGGCACCATGAACCCGTCGAAGAACCCCGCCAGCGACGCGTGGTCGTCCAGCGGCAGGACCGCGGCGACGTGCTGGTCGGGCCGGACGACCACGACGCACCCGCTATCCCGGTCGACACCCCGCAGGTCGAACACGTCCTCGCCGGGTCGGGGGTCGGAGCAGAGCACCTTCTCGTGGTCCACCAGCCCGTAGCGGCCCTTGCGGGGGCGCAGGAGGTCCGGGAGACCCTCCACCGCGACCTCCCGGTGGCCCTGCTGCAGGACCGCGCGGAGGTCGATCACCGCATCCGGGTCAGCTGCCGCCGGGGTGCACCGCCGCACCGGCGACCTCGGGTCCTCGTCCAGGAAGGTGCACAGCCGGCCGAGGGCCGAGGACGGGTCGGCCGGCTCCCCTGCGGACGCGAACGCGATCACGCGCCAGCGCCCGTCGGCGGTGATCGCGTGCCCGAGCTGCACCGGCTTCGCGTCCGCCAACCGGATCACCGGCGCGGAGTGGAACCGGGTCCCCACCTCGAACCCGGTGGCGAGGCGCTGGTGGGTCGCCTCCGCCGTGATGATCGACGGCGCGTAGCGGGTCGCGGTCCCCGCGGTGAAGCGGCCCTGGCGGACGAAGTAGTCCTGGAACTCCGCCGGGTCGACGCCCTCCCCCTCCCCCTCGTCATCGGCGCCCCGCGGGGCGGCGGAGAACATCCGGGCGAACTCGCGGTCGAAGTCGATCAGCTCCTGCGCGACGGCGTGGCGCTCGGCGGAGTAGGTGCGCAGCAGCGCGGGTCGCGCCTGCCCGCGGAGCACCGCGGCGAGCTTCCACCCCAGGTTGAAGGCGTCGCGCAGCGAGACGTTCATGCCCTGTCCGGCCTTCGGGCTGTGGGTGTGGCACGCGTCGCCGGCGATGAACACCCGGGGCTCGCGGTCCGCGGTCGCGTCGTCGAACGCGTCGGTCAGCCGCTGGCCGATCTCGTACACCGACCACCACGCGATCTCGTGGACCTCGAGGGTGTGCGGCCGGAGGATCCGGCGCGCCGCGGCGACGAGGTGGTCCGGCGTCAGGTTGCGGGTGGCGACGCGCTCGTCGGGGTCGAGCTCGTCCAGCTCGATGTACAGCCGGACCAGGTAGCCGCCCTCCCGCGGGATGACCAGCAGGTTCCCCTCCGTGCTCGAGTGGACCACCGACTTCTTGCGGATGTCAGGGAAGTCGGTCGTGCAGAGGACGTCCATGACGCCCCAGGCCTGGTTGGCCGAGTCGCCCCGCAGCGTCCGGCCGATCTCGCCCCGGACGGTGCTGCGCGCCCCGTCGCACCCCACCACGTACCGCGCCCGGACGACCTCGACCTCGCCGGCGTGGTCGGGGTCGAGGCGCTCGATCGTCGCGGTGACGGGGTGGTCCACGTCGTCGGGGTCGACCCGCAGCCCGGTCAGCTGCCGCGCGTAGTCGGGTTCCAGCCGCGTGGGGGAGGTGCGCATCACGTCGAGGAGGAACTCGTGGACGCGGGCCTGGTTGAGGATGACGTGGGGGAACTCGCTGAGCCCGTCCTCGGTGTCCTGGATCACCCGGCTCCGGGTGATGTGCTCCGGGCGGGCGTCGTCGGGCTTCCAGAACGTCGTCTCGTTGACCCAGTAGGCCTCCTCGAGGACCCGGTGGGCGAACCCGAAGGCCTGGAACACCTCCACGGTGCGCACCGCGATCCCGTCGGCACGGCCGAGCTCGAGCGGTCCGCCCTCCCGCTCGACGATCCGCGTCGTGATGTCCCCGAACGTCGACAGCTGCGCGGCCAGGGTCAGCCCCGCCGGCCCGCAGCCGACGATCAGCACGTCCACCTCCTCGGGGAGGCGGTCAGGTTGGCGCTCGAGTGCCTGCGGTGCGGGAGGGGCGACGCGCGGATCGCCGGTGCGGACGCCATCGAGGTGGAACTGCATGGCGAGGAGGATGGCGCAGATCCGGACCGCGGCGCAGGTCCCCTGCGCCGAGCACGGGCTCGTCACAGGCCCCTGATCCAGCTGGCCGGGCGATCAGACGAGCAGGTAGATCGCAC containing:
- a CDS encoding osmoprotectant NAGGN system M42 family peptidase — its product is MPRLLPIDRDYMADLLLRLLEMPSPTGRTDEIMRLLGEEVEALGLPTRLTRRGVLHATLGGARADLKRVVVVHADTIGAMVKAIKPNGRLQVVAVGTWSARFAEGARVQVFTDEPGVSYTGTMLPLKASGHAFNEEVDSQITSWQNIEVRIDERVEDADAVRALGIRVGDFVAVDAQPVITPSGFVCSRHLDDKAGVAAALAGFKAVIEAGVEVPVSASFVCTIAEEVGLGATNLGADVAEALSIDAAVVAPGQHSREDTVNVAMHDMSGPFDYHLTRRMTAMCNHLGIPHTRDLFTYYRSDIAAALEAGAEMRAALIGFGTDATHGWERTHLDGLERIAQLVAGYLQVPFIFAFDVEPEGKVESFPEQEQRVGLVVDPS
- a CDS encoding FAD-binding monooxygenase; protein product: MQFHLDGVRTGDPRVAPPAPQALERQPDRLPEEVDVLIVGCGPAGLTLAAQLSTFGDITTRIVEREGGPLELGRADGIAVRTVEVFQAFGFAHRVLEEAYWVNETTFWKPDDARPEHITRSRVIQDTEDGLSEFPHVILNQARVHEFLLDVMRTSPTRLEPDYARQLTGLRVDPDDVDHPVTATIERLDPDHAGEVEVVRARYVVGCDGARSTVRGEIGRTLRGDSANQAWGVMDVLCTTDFPDIRKKSVVHSSTEGNLLVIPREGGYLVRLYIELDELDPDERVATRNLTPDHLVAAARRILRPHTLEVHEIAWWSVYEIGQRLTDAFDDATADREPRVFIAGDACHTHSPKAGQGMNVSLRDAFNLGWKLAAVLRGQARPALLRTYSAERHAVAQELIDFDREFARMFSAAPRGADDEGEGEGVDPAEFQDYFVRQGRFTAGTATRYAPSIITAEATHQRLATGFEVGTRFHSAPVIRLADAKPVQLGHAITADGRWRVIAFASAGEPADPSSALGRLCTFLDEDPRSPVRRCTPAAADPDAVIDLRAVLQQGHREVAVEGLPDLLRPRKGRYGLVDHEKVLCSDPRPGEDVFDLRGVDRDSGCVVVVRPDQHVAAVLPLDDHASLAGFFDGFMVPAR